In the genome of Ensifer adhaerens, one region contains:
- a CDS encoding 2-octaprenyl-6-methoxyphenol hydroxylase, with the protein MERFDIAVAGNGLAGRIAAIALERLGYTVALIGPVVDSQDGRTTALMDQSIAFLEGLGVWDALAGRSAALKTMQIIDGTGRLFRAPTVPFRASEIGLDAFGYNFPNVAALEVLANIISANDRIHQIQGRISSAEFRPESVVLTLEDEGMVEAGFVVAADGRKSVLREAAGISVRRWSYPQTAVVLNFAHTIPHGNVSTEFHTPTGPFTQVPLPGMRSSLVWVQAPDEAEAFLALSNEEIARRIEMRMQSMLGKVTLEGKAQGWPLSGMTAQRFGKGRLALIGEASHAFPPIGAQGLNLSLRDIMALGDLLGQKRDHEGPEAVGDAFDRKRRPDVLSRTASVDLLNRSLLSNFLPVQLVRAAGLHLLDLLPPLRNLVMQEGVAPGRGLRGLSSNLREKIARKHA; encoded by the coding sequence ATGGAACGCTTTGACATCGCCGTTGCCGGCAATGGCCTTGCAGGACGCATTGCAGCGATCGCACTCGAAAGACTGGGTTATACCGTCGCTCTCATCGGGCCCGTTGTGGACAGTCAGGACGGGCGGACGACTGCGCTCATGGATCAGTCGATAGCGTTTCTCGAAGGACTGGGTGTATGGGACGCCCTTGCCGGACGATCGGCAGCGTTAAAAACCATGCAGATCATAGACGGCACGGGCCGGCTCTTCCGCGCCCCCACCGTTCCCTTCCGGGCCTCGGAAATCGGCCTTGACGCCTTTGGTTACAATTTTCCCAATGTCGCGGCGCTCGAAGTCCTTGCCAATATCATTTCGGCAAACGACAGGATCCACCAGATCCAAGGCAGGATCTCGAGCGCCGAGTTTCGCCCCGAAAGCGTCGTTCTGACACTGGAAGACGAGGGCATGGTCGAAGCGGGCTTCGTCGTCGCAGCGGATGGCCGCAAATCTGTGCTTCGGGAGGCGGCCGGCATTTCCGTGCGCCGCTGGTCCTACCCGCAGACGGCCGTGGTGCTCAACTTCGCCCATACGATCCCCCACGGTAATGTCTCGACGGAATTCCACACGCCGACCGGCCCGTTCACGCAGGTTCCCCTGCCCGGAATGCGCTCCAGTCTCGTTTGGGTCCAGGCCCCGGACGAGGCGGAAGCGTTTCTGGCGCTCTCCAATGAAGAAATCGCGCGCCGCATCGAGATGCGCATGCAATCCATGCTCGGCAAGGTGACCTTGGAAGGAAAGGCGCAGGGGTGGCCGCTTTCGGGCATGACCGCGCAACGCTTCGGCAAGGGACGGCTGGCGCTGATCGGCGAGGCCTCGCATGCGTTCCCCCCCATCGGCGCGCAGGGCCTCAACCTGAGCCTGCGCGACATCATGGCTCTGGGGGATCTGCTCGGCCAGAAGCGGGATCACGAAGGTCCTGAAGCTGTCGGAGACGCCTTCGACCGCAAGCGCCGCCCGGATGTCCTGAGCCGCACGGCAAGCGTAGACCTCCTGAACCGCTCGCTTCTGTCGAACTTCCTGCCTGTGCAGCTTGTGCGGGCTGCCGGTCTTCATCTGCTCGACCTGCTGCCGCCGCTGCGCAACCTGGTGATGCAAGAGGGGGTCGCGCCGGGCCGCGGACTGCGTGGTCTTTCGTCCAACCTACGGGAAAAGATCGCCCGGAAGCATGCCTGA
- a CDS encoding HlyD family secretion protein — protein MAAVPALTRPEVQDWYSEVPRSIRGHSMAGLFLVLAAFGGFGFWAATAPLASAVVSQGSFVATGANKIIQHLEGGIIKEIMVAEGQTVKEGDVLVSLDQTAALANERALKLRLLRLETIVTRLRAQAAGADDFKIPAVVLAEASDPDVGSLIKSQNFIFHNKKIKLDEQLNLIAKNISSLEYRVEGYQGQKDAFDRQLALLTEERDTKRGLVAQGYLRKTEQLALDRAVADASGQISRLEGETNESRAQIQRYRQEAVIATESSKQEALDALETAEADLDSVREQSREAVGVLNRTVIRSPVSGTVVRLYYHTAGGVITTGKPIMEILPAGVPLIIEAQVPRASIDQLHEGQSAAIRLSSLNHRTTPVIEGTLYYISADSVEEGTFAASKDVYIVRVKVPESEIARVPHFRPVPGMPADVMIQTSERTFLDYLTRPVVDSMSRAFREK, from the coding sequence ATGGCAGCCGTTCCCGCTCTCACAAGGCCTGAAGTACAGGATTGGTACAGCGAGGTGCCGCGCTCGATCCGTGGCCATTCGATGGCCGGTCTGTTTCTGGTGCTTGCGGCATTTGGCGGATTTGGGTTCTGGGCTGCGACTGCGCCGCTCGCCTCCGCCGTCGTCTCGCAAGGCAGCTTCGTGGCAACAGGTGCCAACAAGATCATCCAGCATCTTGAGGGCGGCATCATCAAGGAGATCATGGTCGCCGAGGGACAGACGGTGAAAGAGGGCGATGTCCTGGTGAGCCTCGATCAGACCGCAGCGCTCGCAAATGAGCGGGCCTTGAAGCTGCGGCTCCTCCGGCTCGAAACGATTGTGACACGTCTTCGGGCGCAGGCAGCGGGAGCCGACGACTTCAAGATACCGGCTGTCGTCTTGGCCGAAGCCAGCGATCCCGATGTGGGGTCGCTGATCAAGAGCCAGAATTTCATATTCCATAACAAGAAGATCAAGCTGGATGAGCAGCTGAACCTTATCGCCAAGAACATCAGCTCTCTGGAATATCGGGTTGAAGGTTACCAGGGCCAAAAAGACGCTTTCGATCGCCAACTGGCTCTTTTAACCGAGGAGCGCGACACCAAGCGGGGACTCGTCGCTCAAGGTTATCTGAGAAAGACGGAGCAACTGGCGCTTGATCGCGCTGTTGCCGATGCATCCGGCCAAATCTCCAGGCTTGAGGGAGAGACGAACGAAAGCAGGGCCCAGATCCAACGCTATCGCCAGGAGGCAGTGATTGCGACCGAGTCCAGCAAACAGGAAGCACTAGATGCATTGGAAACCGCCGAAGCCGATCTGGATAGCGTTCGTGAACAAAGCCGCGAAGCCGTCGGCGTTTTGAACAGAACGGTGATCCGATCGCCGGTGAGTGGAACGGTGGTGCGGCTCTATTACCATACGGCCGGCGGCGTCATCACCACGGGCAAGCCGATCATGGAGATTCTGCCGGCCGGCGTTCCGCTGATCATCGAGGCGCAGGTGCCGCGCGCCTCCATCGACCAGCTGCATGAGGGGCAATCGGCAGCCATTCGCCTTTCATCTCTCAATCATCGCACGACTCCGGTGATCGAGGGGACGCTCTACTACATTTCAGCCGATTCCGTCGAGGAAGGCACATTCGCTGCCTCCAAGGATGTTTACATCGTACGCGTGAAGGTTCCGGAATCCGAGATTGCGCGAGTCCCGCATTTTCGCCCGGTTCCTGGGATGCCTGCCGACGTCATGATCCAGACCTCAGAGCGCACCTTCCTGGACTACCTGACCAGACCGGTCGTCGACAGCATGTCGCGCGCCTTCCGAGAAAAGTGA
- a CDS encoding ATP-binding cassette, subfamily C, with the protein MNELSSRPFATGAAAVDLPMRGLSAGDLQKLEEGCIAAINEAVESLKRIAHEEVSGAEGERPAPAPLSPVEPLQEASPNPTSTSPASAFGTQSGFSHAAASADGGLRDEAKLREPEPQAPPRRPPLGRTIEGDTGPLRDAGDRPEAGGGGPGAPGRRGGGGGGNNGGPGFHQRSGPVNFAASLSAAIVAARKNMLVVFFFTVAINVLLLAIPLYLFQISDRVMSSRSVDTLIMLTAVVAGAVLLQVLLDMIRRFILMRTATEFEVQLGAPILAAAARASLHGSGKDYQVLQDLQMLRGFLTSGTLIAFLDAPLMPLFIVVVYLVHPQLGLIIMGCSAVLFLIAFLNQKFTAKQFAEANSFIGRANFHLDSMSRNSQIINAMAMIPEAVKMWGRETSGSLKFHAAAQDRNIVFAGLSKGSRMLTQVLLLGWGAHLSLAGELTGGMVIAASILSSRALAPVEGAIEGWNQFNRSISAYGRIKQLLLTSPLNFPKLRLPNPEGRLDVERILFVPPPQKRVILNGISFSLQKGEAMAIIGNSGSGKTTLGKMLVGSILPTSGNVRLDLMDLRNWDQRQFGESIGYLPQDVQLFPGTIKANIARMRDDAEDEDIYRAAVLADVHELIASLPQGYETVVSADGSPLSGGQKQRIALARAFFGDPKFVVLDEPNSNLDTAGEAALARALKHAREQGITTVTITQRPSLLQAVDKILVLKDGSVGMFGQRAEVLAALSGKGRDDIAPPRSTN; encoded by the coding sequence ATGAACGAGTTGTCCAGCAGACCATTTGCAACCGGAGCGGCGGCCGTCGATTTGCCGATGCGCGGCCTTTCCGCCGGCGATCTGCAAAAGCTCGAAGAAGGTTGTATCGCTGCCATCAACGAGGCCGTCGAAAGTCTGAAACGGATAGCACATGAAGAAGTGTCGGGCGCAGAAGGCGAGCGTCCGGCCCCGGCTCCGCTCTCGCCGGTGGAGCCCCTGCAGGAGGCGTCGCCAAATCCGACCTCCACGTCTCCTGCGTCCGCCTTCGGCACTCAATCCGGTTTCAGCCATGCCGCAGCCTCGGCTGACGGCGGTCTGCGAGACGAGGCAAAATTGCGGGAACCAGAACCGCAGGCACCACCGCGCCGACCGCCGCTTGGCAGGACGATTGAGGGCGACACGGGTCCCTTGCGCGATGCCGGCGATAGGCCGGAAGCGGGGGGCGGCGGGCCGGGCGCACCTGGTCGTCGCGGCGGTGGCGGCGGCGGCAACAACGGAGGTCCTGGCTTCCATCAGCGTAGCGGCCCAGTGAACTTTGCCGCGAGTCTGTCGGCGGCCATAGTCGCCGCCCGCAAGAACATGCTCGTGGTGTTCTTTTTCACCGTCGCCATCAACGTTCTTCTTCTGGCGATCCCGCTTTATCTCTTCCAGATCTCCGACCGCGTGATGAGCAGCCGCTCGGTCGATACACTGATCATGCTGACCGCAGTGGTTGCAGGGGCCGTGCTGCTTCAGGTTCTTCTCGACATGATCCGGCGGTTTATTCTGATGCGCACAGCCACCGAGTTCGAGGTGCAACTGGGCGCCCCCATCCTCGCAGCTGCCGCGCGCGCATCCTTGCACGGCAGCGGCAAGGATTATCAGGTTCTGCAGGACCTCCAGATGCTCAGGGGATTTCTGACATCCGGCACGCTGATCGCCTTTCTCGATGCACCGCTCATGCCGCTGTTCATCGTTGTTGTCTACCTGGTTCACCCGCAACTCGGGTTGATCATCATGGGCTGCAGCGCGGTGCTCTTCCTGATCGCATTTCTGAACCAGAAGTTCACGGCGAAGCAGTTTGCGGAAGCGAACAGCTTTATCGGCAGGGCGAATTTTCATCTGGATTCGATGTCGCGCAATTCGCAGATCATCAATGCGATGGCGATGATCCCGGAGGCGGTCAAGATGTGGGGACGAGAAACATCGGGCTCCCTGAAATTTCACGCCGCCGCGCAGGACAGAAACATCGTCTTCGCCGGTCTGTCGAAGGGAAGCCGAATGCTGACGCAGGTTCTTCTTCTCGGGTGGGGCGCGCATCTGTCGCTCGCTGGCGAGTTGACTGGTGGCATGGTGATTGCAGCGTCGATCCTCTCCAGCCGGGCACTTGCTCCCGTCGAGGGCGCGATTGAGGGATGGAACCAGTTCAACCGTTCGATCTCTGCCTATGGCCGTATCAAGCAGCTTCTGCTGACCTCGCCGCTCAACTTCCCCAAGCTTCGTCTTCCCAATCCGGAAGGCAGGCTTGATGTGGAGCGCATCCTCTTCGTTCCGCCTCCGCAAAAGCGGGTGATCCTGAACGGCATTTCCTTCTCGCTTCAGAAGGGCGAAGCCATGGCGATCATCGGCAATTCCGGCTCAGGCAAGACGACGCTCGGCAAGATGTTGGTCGGTTCCATTCTCCCAACATCCGGCAACGTTCGCCTTGATCTCATGGATCTGCGCAACTGGGACCAGCGCCAGTTCGGCGAAAGTATCGGTTACCTTCCACAGGACGTTCAGCTTTTCCCCGGCACCATCAAGGCCAATATTGCTCGCATGCGCGACGATGCCGAAGACGAGGATATCTATCGCGCGGCTGTCCTGGCCGATGTGCACGAGCTGATCGCGAGCCTGCCGCAAGGCTACGAAACGGTCGTCTCCGCGGATGGCTCCCCTTTGTCCGGTGGGCAGAAGCAGCGCATCGCTCTTGCCAGGGCTTTCTTTGGTGATCCGAAATTCGTCGTTCTGGACGAGCCCAACTCCAATCTCGATACGGCCGGCGAAGCCGCCCTTGCGCGAGCCCTGAAACATGCGCGCGAACAGGGGATCACCACCGTCACCATCACGCAGCGCCCGTCGCTCCTACAGGCCGTCGACAAGATCCTGGTTCTCAAGGACGGTTCCGTTGGCATGTTCGGTCAAAGGGCGGAGGTGCTCGCCGCACTGTCAGGGAAGGGGCGCGATGACATCGCCCCGCCTCGTAGCACGAATTAA
- a CDS encoding cytochrome c-type biogenesis protein, with the protein MLTVAGISLFSALIAGALSFLSPCVLPLVPPYLCYMAGVSVEDFRNGGQGAAAARSRNAVIVSSIFFTLGFATVFVALGAGASAIGLLLRQYIDVLAKVGGVIIIIMGLNFLGLFRIGILAREARFQSSGKPASLSGAYVMGLAFAFGWTPCIGPVLGAILGIAAASDTAGSGAFLLAVYSLGLAVPFWIAAFFSGAFMRFLSRFRKHLGAVEKVMGGLLVLTGIAFLTGFVANVAIWFQQTFPILGQIG; encoded by the coding sequence ATGCTGACAGTCGCCGGTATCTCGCTTTTCAGCGCACTGATCGCGGGGGCATTGTCTTTCCTGTCGCCATGCGTCCTGCCGCTCGTTCCGCCCTATCTTTGCTACATGGCGGGCGTTTCGGTGGAGGATTTCCGCAACGGAGGGCAGGGTGCCGCTGCGGCGCGTTCGCGCAATGCGGTGATCGTATCGTCGATTTTCTTCACGCTCGGTTTCGCGACAGTGTTCGTTGCGCTGGGCGCCGGTGCTTCCGCCATTGGGCTGCTGCTGCGCCAGTATATTGACGTCCTTGCCAAGGTCGGCGGCGTCATCATTATCATCATGGGCCTCAACTTTCTCGGACTTTTCCGGATCGGCATTCTCGCGCGCGAGGCGCGGTTTCAGTCCTCTGGAAAGCCTGCCTCTCTGTCGGGCGCCTATGTGATGGGGCTAGCCTTTGCCTTTGGCTGGACGCCCTGCATCGGCCCCGTGCTGGGTGCCATACTCGGAATCGCAGCCGCCTCGGACACGGCAGGCTCCGGCGCCTTTCTGCTCGCCGTCTATTCGCTGGGGCTTGCGGTTCCTTTCTGGATCGCGGCCTTCTTTTCCGGTGCGTTCATGCGATTCCTTTCGCGGTTTCGAAAGCACCTGGGCGCGGTCGAAAAGGTCATGGGCGGACTGCTGGTGCTGACGGGCATTGCATTTCTGACGGGATTCGTCGCCAATGTCGCAATCTGGTTCCAGCAGACCTTTCCAATTCTGGGGCAAATCGGCTAA
- a CDS encoding DNA-binding response regulator, NarL/FixJ family, contains REC and HTH domains, whose amino-acid sequence MLAMETSPSKTHRHADAPSGEKIMFVTAERDLLSECLTQVLANRFPRLEIELHNPDVKLPVTALSGVLLVILYKLSPSAVVRLSSGIRDKYRSIRIGVVLGSEDAMDPALSLLASHQTIDGVLPADLRLDVFLAAIELLLHGGEHFPAALLRQVSFEAVQSRPSQTAYRAFQNGGLQPALPSNADLTTREVQIVNLLCDGIQNKTIAEQLNLSENTVKAHIRNIYKKMNVRNRTEAASRFFRGE is encoded by the coding sequence ATGCTCGCCATGGAAACGTCCCCTAGCAAGACGCATCGACATGCCGACGCGCCTTCGGGTGAAAAGATCATGTTCGTGACCGCCGAACGGGATCTCCTGTCGGAATGCCTGACCCAGGTCCTGGCCAACCGATTTCCACGTCTTGAGATCGAGCTTCACAACCCGGATGTCAAATTGCCTGTCACCGCGCTGTCAGGTGTCTTACTGGTGATCCTCTACAAGCTAAGCCCGTCTGCTGTCGTCAGACTCTCAAGCGGTATCCGTGATAAATACAGGTCAATCAGGATCGGTGTGGTCCTTGGATCAGAAGACGCGATGGATCCGGCACTGAGCCTGCTTGCTAGCCACCAGACGATCGATGGCGTCTTGCCGGCGGATCTTCGTCTCGACGTTTTTCTGGCGGCCATCGAGCTGCTGCTGCACGGCGGAGAGCATTTTCCCGCCGCACTGCTTCGGCAAGTCTCGTTCGAGGCCGTTCAAAGCAGACCTAGCCAAACTGCATATCGCGCATTCCAGAATGGGGGCTTACAACCAGCTCTGCCATCGAATGCCGACCTGACCACCCGCGAGGTTCAGATCGTTAATCTGCTTTGCGACGGCATTCAGAACAAGACCATCGCCGAACAGCTGAACCTCTCGGAGAATACCGTGAAGGCCCATATCCGGAACATTTACAAGAAGATGAACGTCCGCAACCGCACCGAGGCCGCCTCTCGCTTCTTCAGGGGCGAATAG
- a CDS encoding DNA-binding response regulator, NarL/FixJ family, contains REC and HTH domains yields MSEEHFDDDYEDAVSSEILIVAPRTDLLTDCIKDILQRFLPTFQVTVCDPGPRLLEAMSRQTRLVICYKLEVALISELSRRLRNSGRRVAIGIFAPTPGPRDLDYRSLARQQLVDGIFPSATRLDIFLIAVDLLLKGGEFFPADMIAGFPRAEAQSSARNFGPGYVSARQDKRLEDVGVALTSREKEILELMSKGTQNKIIAARLDLSENTVKVHVRSIYRKMQVRNRTEAVSQFFRNIAERSTNRHFTHAPRAV; encoded by the coding sequence ATGAGTGAAGAGCATTTCGATGATGACTACGAAGACGCCGTCTCTTCAGAAATCCTGATCGTCGCCCCGCGGACCGATCTCCTGACAGACTGTATCAAAGACATTCTTCAACGGTTTCTGCCGACATTTCAGGTGACCGTCTGCGACCCTGGGCCTCGTTTGCTCGAAGCGATGAGCAGGCAAACGAGGTTGGTCATTTGCTACAAGTTGGAGGTGGCTTTGATCTCTGAACTGTCTCGGCGACTGCGCAACTCTGGCCGCCGCGTCGCAATCGGCATTTTCGCTCCGACGCCCGGTCCGCGTGATCTCGACTATCGTTCACTTGCCAGACAGCAACTAGTCGACGGGATATTCCCCTCGGCAACCCGTCTCGACATATTCCTGATCGCGGTGGATCTTCTGCTGAAAGGCGGAGAATTCTTTCCTGCCGATATGATTGCAGGCTTCCCTCGAGCCGAGGCCCAATCTTCAGCGCGGAACTTCGGACCGGGCTACGTTTCCGCCAGGCAGGACAAGAGACTTGAAGACGTCGGCGTCGCACTTACCTCTCGTGAGAAGGAGATCCTTGAGTTGATGAGCAAGGGTACACAAAACAAGATCATTGCGGCGCGGCTTGACCTCTCGGAGAACACGGTCAAGGTTCATGTGCGCAGCATCTATCGGAAAATGCAGGTTCGCAATCGGACAGAGGCTGTGTCGCAGTTTTTTCGAAACATTGCTGAGCGTTCTACGAACCGCCATTTTACCCACGCACCGCGTGCAGTCTGA
- a CDS encoding phosphatidylcholine synthase: MKIFNYRRVPYAEIRAFSVHILTASGSFLAFLGVVAAAEHRFVDMFWWLGLALAVDGIDGPIARKVRVKEVLPNWSGDTLDNVIDYVTYVLLPAFALYQSHMIGVPWSFVAAGLIVVSSAIYYADMGMKTEENFFSGFPVVWNMVVFTLFVIKASEVTAFAVVAVSVFLTFLPINFLHPVRVKRLRPLNLAVFAVWSVLSIAALLLHFESPQWLVWGVVISGLYLYIIGAVLQAFPSLGRSEH; this comes from the coding sequence ATGAAGATATTCAATTACAGGCGAGTTCCTTATGCGGAGATTCGCGCGTTCTCCGTTCACATACTGACCGCGTCCGGATCATTTCTGGCCTTTCTGGGCGTCGTGGCCGCTGCCGAACATCGCTTTGTCGATATGTTCTGGTGGCTTGGCCTTGCGCTTGCTGTCGATGGCATCGACGGGCCGATAGCCCGCAAGGTGCGCGTGAAGGAAGTGTTGCCGAACTGGTCCGGCGACACGCTCGACAATGTGATCGACTACGTCACCTATGTTCTTCTTCCGGCCTTTGCGCTTTATCAGAGCCACATGATCGGCGTGCCGTGGTCGTTTGTCGCCGCAGGCCTGATCGTTGTTTCCAGCGCCATCTATTATGCGGATATGGGCATGAAGACAGAGGAGAATTTCTTCTCCGGCTTTCCGGTCGTCTGGAACATGGTCGTCTTCACGCTTTTCGTCATCAAGGCGAGCGAGGTCACGGCCTTTGCCGTGGTCGCGGTCTCAGTCTTCCTGACTTTCCTCCCGATCAATTTCCTTCATCCTGTTCGCGTGAAGCGCCTGAGGCCGCTTAATCTGGCGGTTTTCGCCGTCTGGTCTGTCCTCAGCATCGCCGCGCTGCTTCTGCATTTCGAATCGCCACAATGGCTGGTTTGGGGCGTGGTGATCAG
- a CDS encoding Transposase (manually curated), giving the protein MLETVRAGNILLAARAYDSDALRQDLKARAAWGCIRPMPNRVNIPVFRLWLYKQRNAAERFFNRLKHFRAVATRYDKRDDNFLASVQLASIRIWLQSYEAVT; this is encoded by the coding sequence ATGCTCGAGACTGTCCGGGCTGGAAATATTCTTCTGGCCGCCCGCGCCTATGATAGCGATGCCTTGCGCCAAGACCTCAAAGCCCGTGCCGCATGGGGCTGTATTCGTCCCATGCCAAACAGGGTCAATATTCCGGTCTTCAGGCTCTGGCTCTACAAACAGCGCAACGCGGCCGAGAGGTTCTTTAACCGACTCAAACACTTCCGTGCAGTCGCAACAAGATACGACAAACGAGACGACAACTTCCTCGCTTCCGTCCAGCTCGCATCAATTCGGATTTGGCTCCAATCTTATGAGGCGGTCACTTAG
- a CDS encoding Acetyltransferase involved in cellulose biosynthesis, CelD/BcsL family produces MQLECISTIECFEAVREAWDRVYMADADARYFLSWDWLHRYFKRKTRWLVLALREDGADAPFVAFFPLRLQTPRGEDGRFFDEIIMAGNYAADYTGFVALPNYERAAIRAFAGWLAKERWMRIKLDYFCGSLERRNALVSALSGAGLRVRTYVPRNEQQIDNTICPAIDLPESWETYLQEHMSAQSRQKLRRFLRKVDDGDEFRITMATKETISRDLGILFDLWNLRWAPVKGEQKAREVTRSSRQMLMDCFEAGSLDVPVLWHGERPLGVLANIVDRQKMEILFYVTGRDEEWKTPSPGLILHGHCIRQAISEGFRRYDFLRGNEPYKYMFGVTEIRISCTHVVTIDGRNRGALLNPRSIRHVYEQALSFYRSGRKPEAEMAFRQVVEVDPLHLGAAYGLATLMFERGLLAEAETAYRKILSDGGDRAAILRRVADIRLARSDFRAAVALCREACQLEPQNAEGQFKLGIALSALRKFDEAQEVLSQISKWTATDQASLFYIEKAKHALLKIEQALTRKGAKPLRTAPAESELALVLH; encoded by the coding sequence ATGCAGCTGGAATGTATCTCCACGATCGAGTGCTTCGAGGCGGTTCGCGAGGCTTGGGATCGCGTCTACATGGCTGACGCGGACGCACGCTATTTTCTCTCGTGGGATTGGCTGCACCGCTATTTCAAGCGCAAGACGCGCTGGCTGGTGCTGGCTCTTCGCGAGGACGGTGCAGATGCTCCGTTTGTGGCCTTTTTTCCCCTGAGGCTCCAGACGCCGCGCGGCGAAGACGGTCGCTTTTTCGACGAGATCATCATGGCCGGCAACTATGCCGCCGACTACACCGGCTTCGTTGCGCTGCCGAATTATGAGAGAGCTGCAATCCGCGCATTTGCCGGCTGGCTTGCCAAGGAACGCTGGATGCGGATCAAGCTGGACTATTTCTGCGGATCGCTCGAGCGGAGGAACGCCCTCGTCAGCGCGCTTTCAGGAGCCGGACTGCGTGTCCGCACCTATGTTCCGCGCAATGAACAGCAGATCGACAATACGATTTGCCCTGCGATTGACTTGCCGGAAAGCTGGGAGACCTATTTGCAGGAACACATGAGCGCCCAATCGCGCCAGAAACTGCGCCGCTTTCTGCGCAAGGTCGATGACGGCGATGAATTCCGCATCACGATGGCGACCAAAGAGACCATAAGCCGGGATCTCGGGATTCTCTTCGACCTCTGGAATTTGAGATGGGCCCCGGTCAAGGGGGAGCAAAAGGCGAGGGAGGTTACGCGTTCCTCGCGGCAAATGCTGATGGATTGCTTCGAGGCCGGTAGCCTCGATGTTCCGGTCCTCTGGCATGGTGAGCGCCCGCTGGGAGTCTTGGCAAACATCGTCGATCGCCAGAAAATGGAGATCCTTTTCTACGTGACCGGCCGAGATGAAGAGTGGAAGACACCATCTCCAGGGCTGATCCTGCATGGGCACTGCATCCGCCAGGCTATATCGGAGGGCTTCAGGCGTTACGATTTTCTGCGTGGCAACGAGCCCTATAAATATATGTTTGGAGTGACCGAAATCCGTATCTCGTGCACGCACGTTGTGACGATCGACGGCAGAAACCGGGGAGCGCTTCTAAACCCTCGCAGTATTCGTCACGTCTATGAGCAGGCGCTTTCCTTTTATCGCTCCGGCCGGAAACCGGAAGCCGAAATGGCCTTCAGACAGGTCGTTGAGGTGGATCCGCTTCATCTCGGTGCGGCCTATGGCTTGGCAACGCTGATGTTCGAACGCGGTCTCCTCGCTGAAGCAGAGACCGCTTACCGGAAAATTCTCTCAGATGGTGGCGACAGGGCAGCGATCCTCAGACGGGTCGCGGATATTCGTCTGGCTCGATCTGACTTCCGCGCGGCGGTTGCTCTGTGTCGGGAAGCGTGTCAACTTGAACCACAAAATGCCGAAGGCCAATTCAAGCTCGGCATCGCACTGAGCGCCTTGCGAAAGTTCGACGAGGCTCAGGAGGTACTGTCCCAGATATCGAAGTGGACGGCAACTGACCAAGCTTCGTTGTTCTATATCGAGAAGGCCAAGCACGCGCTTCTCAAAATAGAGCAGGCCCTAACGCGAAAAGGCGCGAAACCGTTGCGGACCGCACCGGCTGAAAGCGAGCTGGCTCTCGTTCTCCACTAG
- a CDS encoding Crp-like helix-turn-helix domain-containing protein: protein MFVQQSPRRYLEKCLTCPVIRRGLCCDASPDAQRALSQASSRVSYGPGEEIIVQGLDEEHIGIVLSGTVKISNIAVDGRKTVIALLESGNIVGSLLNGPSRFNYEAADRTTICRIRKDQFRTLLQTYPDLGYRVLELTTQHAELVEQWLTLFNCRTTLQRVAGYLVAVTTSQMAHQADKRNIDIEFPIGRKDLAAYLGTTPETLSRNFSHLASLQILTVSDGRRVVVHSLRRLKEIAGEAPGVRSPAEPERFTLPATRKTPMSVASERATPQEYRLTGDRNMLRLVSASSEANG, encoded by the coding sequence ATGTTTGTACAGCAGTCTCCCAGACGTTATCTTGAGAAATGCCTTACGTGTCCGGTTATTCGGCGTGGTCTTTGTTGCGACGCCAGTCCCGATGCTCAAAGGGCACTTTCGCAGGCGTCCTCACGCGTCTCCTATGGGCCTGGAGAAGAGATTATCGTCCAGGGGTTGGACGAAGAACATATCGGAATCGTTCTCTCCGGCACGGTCAAGATCAGTAACATCGCCGTCGATGGCAGAAAGACGGTCATCGCTCTGCTCGAAAGCGGAAACATTGTGGGAAGTCTTTTGAACGGCCCATCCCGCTTCAATTATGAGGCAGCGGATCGGACGACGATCTGCAGAATTCGCAAAGATCAATTCAGGACGCTTTTGCAGACTTATCCGGACCTAGGCTATCGAGTCCTGGAGTTGACGACGCAACACGCGGAGCTGGTCGAGCAATGGTTGACGCTCTTCAATTGCCGCACGACGCTGCAGCGGGTCGCTGGCTATCTCGTCGCCGTTACAACCAGTCAGATGGCTCATCAGGCCGACAAGAGGAACATCGACATCGAGTTTCCAATTGGCCGAAAGGATCTTGCTGCCTATCTCGGCACGACGCCGGAGACATTATCACGCAATTTCAGCCATCTGGCATCTTTACAGATTCTAACGGTGTCGGATGGCAGGCGCGTCGTTGTCCATAGTCTTCGACGCCTCAAGGAAATTGCGGGCGAGGCTCCGGGCGTCCGTTCACCTGCTGAGCCTGAGCGCTTCACCCTCCCGGCTACGCGGAAAACGCCGATGAGTGTGGCATCGGAACGAGCCACGCCGCAAGAATATCGTTTGACCGGAGATCGCAACATGCTTCGCCTCGTTTCTGCTTCGTCTGAAGCTAACGGGTGA